The following DNA comes from Synechococcus sp. CC9616.
TTTGTGGAATGACGGTACTTCTAGGGTCTTCTCAATCAGGTATCAGTCTGATTCGGGATAGTCAGTCTGGTTTTCTTGAACGAACGATGATCACGGCACTGGATCTTCATGCCTTTCTGCTTGGCAAAATCACCGCTGATCTTTCACGCGTGATTGTTCAAGCTTTCGTTGTAACCCTGCTGGGAATCACCCTTGGTGCGGTTGTGAGTGTTGGGTTTTCGACATTCTTTTCGTTCTTGTTTTTTATCCTGTTTGGTCTTTCCTATAGCCTGTTGTCATGTTGTATTGCGTTGAAGACAGACAGTCAGGAAGCACTTTCCGCTTTTATTCATCTTGTCAATATGCCAATATTTTTTACCAGCACAGCTTTGGTTCCCCTGAGAGCAATGCCCTCATGGATGGAGCAAATCGCTGTATGGAATCCACTCACATTGGCCGTCACGCCGGTTCGTGGCGCAATGCTTTCGCAATCCAGCTGGTGGAATGGGCAGGCATTCCTGGCATTGTCGTTGATGGCAATACTTCTCTATACGCTTGCCTGGAAGAGTTTAAATGTCAGGAGAATTTGAGATGAAATTCCCCTGCAAGACTGATGTCATCTCTTGTCGATCGATATTCTTGATGTTGATGATGCCGGCGCTTGCCTTGATCAGTGCTGGTTGTTTCAAAGCAACCGATGCAGGGCAGGTGAATTTACTTGTATTTGCGGCTTCAAGTTTAACTAATTCTCTCTCGGAAATTGAAGAGAACTTTGAACAGGAAAAGGGTGTTGAACTGACGATTAATTACGCCGGATCGTCCACTCTTGCGCGACAGATCCTCAATGGCGCTGAGGCCGATGTGTTCATTTCCGCGAATCAGGACTGGGCCAATGCTGTGGAGCAACGTCAGGCCGTTCTGGAAAGACGGGACTGGCTGGGGAATCAGTTGGTCGTGATCACGCGTCGCGATGTGCCCAATCAGCTCGAGTCGTTAACCGATCTTCTGGATCCACGGATTCAAAGGATTGCGATTGCGGATCCGGACGGTGTTCCAGCTGGGATGTACGCCAAAGAAGTGCTGGTGGCGTATGGCTTATGGGACGCGCTCCAGCATAAATTTATTTTCGGCAGCGATGTTCGGCATACTCTGGCTCATGTTGAGAATGGCGGTGCTGATGTTGGGTTTGTTTATTCAACAGATGAATTGATTTCCTCTGGAACTGAAGCCAGTGTTGAAATTGATCATGACTCAATGGATCAGATCAGTTATCCAATGCTGCTTTTGAACAATTCCAATAAACAGTTGCAGGCGAATGATTTTTATGAATACCTGAGCTCAGAAGCTGCCCTTGATGTTTTTGAGAAACATGGCTTCCTGGTCAGGGGAGAGCCATGAATGTTTCGGCAATTGATGTTGTTGCAGTTCGCCTGAGTTTGCAGGTAGCGCTTACGGCAGTTCTCGTCAGCCTCCCCAGTGCCATCGCATTGGGCTATCTCCTGGCCAAACATCGCTTCAGAGGAAAGTTTTTTTTGCAGAATCTCATTGATCTTCCTCTCGTACTTCCCCCTGTTGTGACTGGATATTTTCTGTTGGTTGTTTTGGGGCCCAAGGGACCTGTTGGCTCATTTCTTGAAACGACGTTCCATATCAGACTTGCGTTCAACTGGTTTGGAGCTGCCCTGGCCTCAGCAGTGGTCAGTTATCCCTTGATGGTGCGTTCAATACGCAGTGCTTTTCTGTCCATCGATCCACGTCTTGAGCTGGTGTCTCAGACGCTTGGTGTTACACCCTGGAGAACGTTTCTGCGCATCTCGTTGCCGCTCTCTGCCAATGGCATCATTGCTGGTTGCCTTTTGGCCTTCGCGCGCAGTATTGGTGAGTTCGGCGCGACGATCATGATTGCCGGAGATATCCCAGGGCAGACCAGAACAATTCCTCTGGCGATTTACAGCTTGTCCAACACGATTGGAGGTATTGAGAGTGGTTGGCCACTTGTTCTGATTGCTGTTTTGCTGTCCTCGCTATCCTTGTTTTTAGGAGAATTGCTCGAGCGACAAAGCGGACGATATGAGCATTCTTGAGGTCAGCTTTACCCATCGCTACGCTTCAGGTTTTGTTCTTAATATTGATTTTGCAATCAACAGCAAAATCACATCAATTTTTGGAGCTTCAGGAAGCGGAAAGACAACAATTTTAGCGATGATTGCAGGCCTGAAAATTCCTGAGGAGGGCAGGATTGTGTTGAACAATCGTGTTCTCCTTGATCGTCGTTCCAATGTCAATATACCGATGCATCAAAGAAGAATTGGCGTGATCTTTCAGGATCATTTGCTGTTCCCGCACCTCAATGTTGAAAAAAATTTGTTGTATGGTTTTCCTGGTCGTGCCCCTTCCTCAGCGCACCCGGATTTTCAGCGTGTCTGTGAAGTGTTGGAAATCGGCCACCTGTTGACGCGCTATCCCAAGACGTTGTCCGGCGGCGAATGCCAGCGAGTGGCCATTGGTCGAACGCTTCTCAGCAGCCCCGAGGCGTTGCTGATGGATGAACCACTGGCGAGTCTTGATGATCGCCTGAGGGATTCGATTCTGAATTATCTGGACAGAATCATTGAAGAGTGGAATATACCGGCGATTTTTATCAGCCATAACCAGTCACTGGTGCAGCGTTTTTCCAGCCACACAATTGTTGTGGATCAAGGCCGGGTTCTGTCTACTGGTTTGACCTCCGCGACGATTGAGACCTATGGCCCTGATATCTGGAAGTCACCAAGGGGGCCGATGAATTGGCTCAAAATCGATTCATTTGAAGAACGCGATGGTTTTGCATTTGCGATCGTTTTTGGTCAGAAAATCCAACTTCCGTATGAGCGAGACAGTGTCAGTGACAACATGTATATCCAGTTTTCTGCCAGCGAGGTTGTGTTGAGTAAAGAGCCGTTGTCGAACATCAGCAGCAGAAATCACCTGAATGGCAACGTCAAGCGATTTGTCGAACAAGAGTCGCATGTCCTTGTCGGTATCGACATTGGCAAGATCGTCTGGGCAAAAATAACGCGTGAGGCAAAGCAAGAGCTGAATCTTGAGCTTGGTGGTTCCATCGTTCTATTGATCAAAACCCAGGCTCTGGAGGCTTTTGGTTAAGCGGATGTCTCGATTGAGAAGACGTGTTGAGCGGGGCTTATGACCTGAGGCTGTTGAGCTTGGGCTTTTGAGCTGGGCTGTTCACTGGGTGTGAGTGACAGGTATGGATAACAAAAAGCCCCCACCTTGCGGTGAGGGCTTTCCGATTCAGTTGATCTGAATCGTTATTGCTGTTCCAGATGGAACAGGTTGATTCCAGATCAACCGATGGCAGGTGCCTGCAGAGCCACAGGAGTGGACTCAGCAGCAGCCAGGTCGAGGGGGAAGTTGTGAGCGTTGCGCTCGTGCATCACTTCCATGCCGAGGCCGGCACGGTTCAGCACATCCGCCCAGGTGTTCAGGACGCGGCCCTGACCATCAAGGATGGACTGGTTGAAGTTGAAACCGTTCAGGTTGAAGGCCATGGTTGACACGCCCAGGGCGGTGAACCAGATGCCGACAACGGGCCAGGCAGCCAGGAAGAAGTGAAGGCTGCGGCTGTTGTTGAAGGATGCGTATTGGAAGATCAGGCGACCGAAGTAACCGTGGGCAGCCACGATGTTGTAGGTCTCTTCCTCTTGGCCGAACTTGTAGCCGTAGTTCTGGGACTCGGTCTCGGTGGTTTCACGCACCAAGGAGGAGGTCACCAGGGAGCCGTGCATGGCGGAGAACAGTGATCCACCGAAAACACCTGCGACGCCCAGCATGTGGAAGGGGTGCATCAGGATGTTGTGCTCGGCCTGGAACACCAACATGTAGTTGAAGGTGCCAGAGATGCCCAGGGGCATGGCGTCAGAGAACGAACCCTGACCGAAGGGGTAGACCAGGAAGACAGCAGAGGCTGCAGCGACAGGTGCGCTGTAGGCAATACAGATCCAAGGGCGCATGCCCAGGCGGTAGGAGAGTTCCCACTCACGACCCATGTAGGCGTAGATGCCGATCAGGAAGTGGAAGACGACGAGCTGGAAAGGACCGCCGTTGTACAGCCACTCATCGAGTGAAGCTGCTTCCCAGATGGGATAGAAGTGCAGGCCAATGGCGTTGGAGGAAGGGACAACAGCACCGGAGATGATGTTGTTTCCGTAGAGCAGGGAGCCAGCGACGGGCTCACGGATGCCATCGATGTCGACCGGAGGAGCGGCGACGAAGGCGATGACGAAACAGATGGTGGCAGCCAACAGAGTTGGGATCATCAGCACACCGAACCAACCGACATACAGACGGTTGTTGGTGGAGGTAACCCACTCGCAGAAGGACTGCCAGCCGTTAGCGCCGGAGCGCTGCTGGATGGTGGTAGTCATGAGAACGGAAAGAAATGCTTCCGAGGAAGCGGTTTAAGGAAGGGCAGGGATGCCCTGCCTCGACCCAATGTAAAGGAAGTTTGCGCCATGTGTCCTGTTCTTTATGAAGCTGTCGTAAAGAACTGTTGAGCACTGTGTGCGGGTGAGCTTGTTAGCGTCCCGCAAGCCCTGTGGCCGTTGCCTTGTCACCAGATCAGGAGCGGGTGCTGTTCGTGCGGTTGCCCTGCAACCCCATCTTCCCGATCGGTCCCATCTACCTGGCGGACCATCTTCACAAGTGCTTTCCGGGAATGCCGCAGCGCATTCTCGACCTGGCCGCCCTGCCGGTTCTTGATGTTCAGCGGGTGTTGATCGACACGATCGATCAGTTCCAGCCAACGCTCTTGGTGTTCTCCTGGCGTGATATCCAGATCTATGCGCCAGTGGACGGGCGCGGCGGCAATCCGCTTCAGAACTCCTTCGAGGTGTTCTATTCAGCCAACCCGTTGAAGCGTCTTCACGGAGCCCTCGGCGGTCTGCGTCTGATGACCAGCCACTACGGCGAACTGCATCGCAATCAACGACTCGTTCGCCAAGGCTTGAAGAGAGCGCGTCGTTTTCATGAACAGGCCCGGGCGGTGCTGGGTGGTGGTGCTGTCAGCGTTTTTTACGAGCAACTCGGCCGTTCCCTGCCGAAGGGAACCATCGTCTCCGTCGGTGAAGGAGAGCCGCTTCTGGAGAAACTGCTGCAGGGTCAGACTCTCGAGAACGAGCGTTGTTTCGTCGTCGGTGAACCGCCAAGGCCCGGCCTGATTCACGAGCAACCCCAGAGTCGCCCGAAAACCGCCTGCGATTACGACTACATCGCCTCAATCTGGCCGCAGTTGGACTGGTATCTCGAGGGGGGGGACTTTTACGTCGGGGTGCAGACCAAGCGCGGTTGTCCACACAACTGCTGTTACTGCGTTTACACCGTTGTGGAGGGCAAACAGGTTCGCCTCAACCCTGTGGATGAGGTGGTCAAGGAGATGCGTCAGCTCTACAACCGCGGCGTGCGCGGTTTCTGGTTCACCGACGCTCAGTTCATCCCGGCACGCCGTTACATCGAAGATGCCAAGGAGCTCCTTCGGGCGATCAAGGCGGAGGGGCTCAGCGGAATTCGCTGGGCGGCCTACATCCGAGCCGACAATCTCGATGCCGAACTCGCTCAGCTGATGGTGGAGACCGGTATGAGTTATTTCGAGATCGGCATCACGTCCGGATCTCAGGAGCTGGTCCGCAAGATGCGCATGGGCTACAACCTCCGCACGGTTCTTGAAAGCTGTCGCATGCTCGCTGAGGCGGGTTTCCGAGATCACGTTTCCGTGAACTACTCGTTCAACGTGATCGATGAACGCCCGGAGACCATTCGTCAGACCGTGGCATACCACCGCGAACTGGAGAAGATTTTCGGAGCCGATCTGGTGGAGCCAGCCATCTTCTTCATCGGATTGCAACCCCATACCCACCTTGAGCAGTACGGATTTGACAAGGGCTTAATCAAGCCCGGCTACAACCCGATGAGCATGATGCCCTGGACCGCTCGCAAGCTGCTCTGGAATCCAGAGCCGATGGGGAGCACATTTGGTCGGGTGTGTCTCGAAGCCTTCGATCGCAACCCCGGCGATTTCGGCAGGACCGTGATGGAACTTTTGGAGCGCGACTACGGCGTTGCTCCACTTCAAGAAGCCCTGCGGGCTCCTGTGTCGGGTCGGGCTGCTTTAGCGACTGCTGTTCGTTGATTGGGCAGCTGAGTTTTTAAGCCAGCCAGTAAGAGCCCAAGGCCAACCCAGCCGATCAATCCACCGATTGGGTTGGCTGTGCTCAGCAACCAGGCCGGCCCTGTTCCATCCAGCGTGAGAAGTCCCTGGCTCAGCAGGAACCACCCGCCGACTGCGCCGCCATGCAGCCCGATGGCTCCCCAGAGGACGCCGCCGTCGCGCTGTCGTAGTTCAGCGAGAACCAAGGCGAATAAGAACAGTCCGCCCAGCAGCGGAAACAGTTCAGACGGTGGTAAGTCGAACCGCGTGTGCACCAGGCTGAACAGGAGTGCTTGCAACCAGAGGGCGCGTCCGTAGCCAATCAGCAGGGTGAGCTCACCGAGCAACCAGCCGCGGAAGAGAAGTTCCTCGCTGAAGCCAACTCCCAGGCCTAGCGCTACAGCATTGAGGAGCAGGCCTGGCGTGAGATCGCATTGACCCTGGCTTCCTGCCATCAGCAATGCCACCACGATGAACACCAGCAGTGCTCCTGCCAGAAGCAAGCCCCGGAGCAGGCTCGTGAGCAGCACCGCCAGACGGCAACGCACCCCCAGACGTGTCCAGGGGCTGGACTCTCCCCATGCCCGCTTCAGGCGCCAGGGCAAGGACAGCAACAGCGCTGCCAGGCTTGGGAAGGCAGCGATGGTTGGCTGTTGCGTCAGCGGAACACCGGCCAGGGCGAGTAGCCCTTGCAGTCCCAGAAACAACGCCACGAGAGCGGCTGGATAGAGAAATGCGCCACGCCAGCGAGGCTTCATTCCTCGGGTTCAATCGTGCTGGTGAGTCCTTTGGATTTGAGTGTTTCGCAGTAAAACTCTGCCGGCTCCAGATCGCACACGATGACGAGTCCAACGCCGGTGTTGTGGGCTTCGAGCATCACTGCCATGCAGTCCTGTTCACTCAGCTGAGGGACCACCTGACGCAGGGTGGTGACCACGTACTCCATGGAGTTCACGGGGTCGTTGTGAAGCAGCACTTTGTATCGAGGTGACCGTTTGCGCACCCGTTCGGGCGCTTTTTCCAGCACCGCAGCGCCACCTGGATTGCGGACGGGGGTTTCCACCGTCATGACCATGGGACTGTTCTGAAGGAAATCTAAAGGCTG
Coding sequences within:
- a CDS encoding ABC transporter permease → MINGIVFQAAFQRTLMNIRRRPVILFLSFLQPLIWMTFFGFLFQRFPINPAQGSTMQYIDFLLPGICGMTVLLGSSQSGISLIRDSQSGFLERTMITALDLHAFLLGKITADLSRVIVQAFVVTLLGITLGAVVSVGFSTFFSFLFFILFGLSYSLLSCCIALKTDSQEALSAFIHLVNMPIFFTSTALVPLRAMPSWMEQIAVWNPLTLAVTPVRGAMLSQSSWWNGQAFLALSLMAILLYTLAWKSLNVRRI
- the modA gene encoding molybdate ABC transporter substrate-binding protein is translated as MPALALISAGCFKATDAGQVNLLVFAASSLTNSLSEIEENFEQEKGVELTINYAGSSTLARQILNGAEADVFISANQDWANAVEQRQAVLERRDWLGNQLVVITRRDVPNQLESLTDLLDPRIQRIAIADPDGVPAGMYAKEVLVAYGLWDALQHKFIFGSDVRHTLAHVENGGADVGFVYSTDELISSGTEASVEIDHDSMDQISYPMLLLNNSNKQLQANDFYEYLSSEAALDVFEKHGFLVRGEP
- the modB gene encoding molybdate ABC transporter permease subunit; amino-acid sequence: MNVSAIDVVAVRLSLQVALTAVLVSLPSAIALGYLLAKHRFRGKFFLQNLIDLPLVLPPVVTGYFLLVVLGPKGPVGSFLETTFHIRLAFNWFGAALASAVVSYPLMVRSIRSAFLSIDPRLELVSQTLGVTPWRTFLRISLPLSANGIIAGCLLAFARSIGEFGATIMIAGDIPGQTRTIPLAIYSLSNTIGGIESGWPLVLIAVLLSSLSLFLGELLERQSGRYEHS
- the modC gene encoding molybdenum ABC transporter ATP-binding protein, encoding MSILEVSFTHRYASGFVLNIDFAINSKITSIFGASGSGKTTILAMIAGLKIPEEGRIVLNNRVLLDRRSNVNIPMHQRRIGVIFQDHLLFPHLNVEKNLLYGFPGRAPSSAHPDFQRVCEVLEIGHLLTRYPKTLSGGECQRVAIGRTLLSSPEALLMDEPLASLDDRLRDSILNYLDRIIEEWNIPAIFISHNQSLVQRFSSHTIVVDQGRVLSTGLTSATIETYGPDIWKSPRGPMNWLKIDSFEERDGFAFAIVFGQKIQLPYERDSVSDNMYIQFSASEVVLSKEPLSNISSRNHLNGNVKRFVEQESHVLVGIDIGKIVWAKITREAKQELNLELGGSIVLLIKTQALEAFG
- the psbA gene encoding photosystem II q(b) protein — translated: MTTTIQQRSGANGWQSFCEWVTSTNNRLYVGWFGVLMIPTLLAATICFVIAFVAAPPVDIDGIREPVAGSLLYGNNIISGAVVPSSNAIGLHFYPIWEAASLDEWLYNGGPFQLVVFHFLIGIYAYMGREWELSYRLGMRPWICIAYSAPVAAASAVFLVYPFGQGSFSDAMPLGISGTFNYMLVFQAEHNILMHPFHMLGVAGVFGGSLFSAMHGSLVTSSLVRETTETESQNYGYKFGQEEETYNIVAAHGYFGRLIFQYASFNNSRSLHFFLAAWPVVGIWFTALGVSTMAFNLNGFNFNQSILDGQGRVLNTWADVLNRAGLGMEVMHERNAHNFPLDLAAAESTPVALQAPAIG
- a CDS encoding photosystem II high light acclimation radical SAM protein, with translation MSPDQERVLFVRLPCNPIFPIGPIYLADHLHKCFPGMPQRILDLAALPVLDVQRVLIDTIDQFQPTLLVFSWRDIQIYAPVDGRGGNPLQNSFEVFYSANPLKRLHGALGGLRLMTSHYGELHRNQRLVRQGLKRARRFHEQARAVLGGGAVSVFYEQLGRSLPKGTIVSVGEGEPLLEKLLQGQTLENERCFVVGEPPRPGLIHEQPQSRPKTACDYDYIASIWPQLDWYLEGGDFYVGVQTKRGCPHNCCYCVYTVVEGKQVRLNPVDEVVKEMRQLYNRGVRGFWFTDAQFIPARRYIEDAKELLRAIKAEGLSGIRWAAYIRADNLDAELAQLMVETGMSYFEIGITSGSQELVRKMRMGYNLRTVLESCRMLAEAGFRDHVSVNYSFNVIDERPETIRQTVAYHRELEKIFGADLVEPAIFFIGLQPHTHLEQYGFDKGLIKPGYNPMSMMPWTARKLLWNPEPMGSTFGRVCLEAFDRNPGDFGRTVMELLERDYGVAPLQEALRAPVSGRAALATAVR
- a CDS encoding CPBP family intramembrane glutamic endopeptidase; this translates as MKPRWRGAFLYPAALVALFLGLQGLLALAGVPLTQQPTIAAFPSLAALLLSLPWRLKRAWGESSPWTRLGVRCRLAVLLTSLLRGLLLAGALLVFIVVALLMAGSQGQCDLTPGLLLNAVALGLGVGFSEELLFRGWLLGELTLLIGYGRALWLQALLFSLVHTRFDLPPSELFPLLGGLFLFALVLAELRQRDGGVLWGAIGLHGGAVGGWFLLSQGLLTLDGTGPAWLLSTANPIGGLIGWVGLGLLLAGLKTQLPNQRTAVAKAARPDTGARRAS
- the clpS gene encoding ATP-dependent Clp protease adapter ClpS, whose protein sequence is MVMTVETPVRNPGGAAVLEKAPERVRKRSPRYKVLLHNDPVNSMEYVVTTLRQVVPQLSEQDCMAVMLEAHNTGVGLVIVCDLEPAEFYCETLKSKGLTSTIEPEE